The following are encoded together in the Paludisphaera mucosa genome:
- a CDS encoding hydroxyacid dehydrogenase encodes MLTGMDEAGLRLVKEAAQVRMVDPKDREAVAAAARDADAIITRTAGAIDAPLLGAAKRLRVVGRHGVGFDHIDVPAATARGVQVVYTPGANTEDVCEHVIAMMIGLSKHFPTMIRELEAGNYAVRTTMRGREIRGRTLGIVGFGRIGRRLGEACHLGFGMRVLYHDIVQAPEEVELRAGALRVGYVELLRQSDYVSLHLPLDASTRRMMDRASLANIKEDCILINTCRGPVVDEEAVADALDARLLWGYGADVFDVEPPPLDHPLIGRRDVMLTPHSAAQTEEGLRNMATMVARDVLNVLSGRRPDNPVNDPFAVERERTALGLEPLYR; translated from the coding sequence ATGCTGACGGGTATGGATGAAGCCGGCCTGCGGCTCGTCAAGGAAGCCGCCCAGGTCCGCATGGTCGACCCCAAGGACCGCGAGGCCGTGGCGGCGGCGGCCCGCGACGCCGATGCGATCATCACCCGCACCGCCGGCGCGATCGACGCGCCGCTGCTGGGGGCGGCGAAGCGGCTGCGGGTCGTCGGACGGCACGGCGTCGGCTTCGACCACATCGACGTCCCCGCGGCGACCGCCCGCGGCGTCCAGGTCGTCTATACGCCGGGGGCCAACACCGAGGACGTCTGCGAGCACGTCATCGCCATGATGATCGGCCTTTCGAAGCACTTCCCGACCATGATCCGCGAGCTGGAGGCCGGCAACTACGCGGTTCGCACCACGATGCGCGGCCGCGAGATCCGGGGACGCACCCTGGGGATCGTCGGTTTCGGACGGATCGGCCGCCGCCTGGGGGAGGCCTGCCACCTGGGTTTCGGGATGCGCGTCCTCTACCACGACATCGTCCAGGCCCCCGAAGAGGTCGAGCTGCGAGCCGGCGCCCTGCGCGTGGGTTACGTGGAGCTGCTGCGACAGTCCGACTACGTGAGCCTGCACCTCCCGCTCGACGCAAGCACCCGCAGGATGATGGACCGTGCGTCCCTGGCGAACATCAAGGAGGACTGCATCCTCATCAACACTTGCCGGGGGCCGGTTGTCGACGAGGAGGCCGTCGCCGACGCGCTCGACGCGCGGCTGCTCTGGGGCTACGGGGCCGACGTGTTCGACGTCGAGCCGCCACCGCTCGACCACCCGCTGATCGGCCGTCGCGACGTCATGCTCACGCCCCATAGCGCCGCACAGACCGAGGAAGGCCTGCGAAACATGGCCACGATGGTCGCGCGCGACGTCCTCAACGTGCTCTCCGGCCGGCGGCCCGACAACCCCGTCAACGACCCGTTCGCGGTCGAACGGGAGCGGACGGCGCTGGGCCTGGAACCGCTCTATCGATGA
- a CDS encoding ArnT family glycosyltransferase, whose translation MTRDNPWSPPLAAWLVVLAAVAARLAVVIAAGGRFEDPDNYLPLARSVAAGEGLTLRGRPTAYRPPLYPLILAPLTAVAGDRPTFGLAILHIALGAVAAGCTILAARRMGTSARRSLVAGLIVALDPVLVWQSRSVMTETPTAFLIAAALALAAHECRWAAPGAGVALGLAALCRPSILPGAGLAALAAALAAPGTHRERLQRGIGLGVAVAAVLTPWAVRNKIALGEAVWTTTHGGYTLALANNEVYYRQVLDGPAGGVWTGREQWLWWDSVNRRTAGMSEPAADRLMRDEAIELARREPAKFAHACAARLATFWSPTPAAGVYGGRARALTLAWTLPLWAALLLGLASPTFRRWPGIVAPSLILGLTVVHSFYWTDLRMRAPITPAIALIASSATWPRRMGS comes from the coding sequence ATGACTCGTGACAATCCGTGGTCGCCGCCCCTGGCCGCCTGGCTCGTGGTCCTCGCGGCGGTCGCCGCCCGCCTGGCGGTCGTGATCGCCGCCGGCGGCCGCTTTGAGGATCCCGACAATTACCTGCCCCTGGCGCGCTCGGTGGCCGCGGGCGAGGGCCTGACCTTGCGTGGCCGGCCCACGGCATACCGGCCGCCGCTCTACCCCCTGATACTCGCCCCGCTGACGGCCGTCGCGGGCGATCGGCCGACCTTCGGGCTGGCGATCCTGCACATCGCCCTCGGCGCGGTGGCCGCGGGGTGCACGATCCTCGCGGCGCGTCGGATGGGGACGAGCGCCCGACGCTCCCTCGTCGCGGGACTGATCGTGGCCCTCGATCCAGTCCTGGTCTGGCAGTCGCGATCGGTGATGACCGAGACGCCGACGGCCTTCCTGATCGCCGCGGCGCTCGCCCTGGCCGCGCATGAATGTCGCTGGGCCGCTCCCGGAGCGGGCGTCGCACTGGGTCTGGCCGCGCTCTGCCGGCCGAGCATCCTGCCGGGCGCGGGCCTGGCCGCCCTGGCCGCGGCGCTCGCAGCACCTGGGACTCACAGGGAGCGACTGCAACGCGGGATCGGCCTCGGGGTGGCCGTCGCGGCTGTGCTGACGCCCTGGGCCGTGCGGAATAAGATCGCGCTGGGCGAGGCCGTCTGGACGACGACCCACGGCGGCTACACTCTAGCCCTGGCGAACAACGAAGTCTACTACCGGCAGGTCCTCGACGGCCCTGCCGGCGGAGTCTGGACGGGCCGGGAGCAATGGCTCTGGTGGGACTCGGTCAATCGTCGGACCGCCGGCATGAGCGAGCCGGCGGCCGACCGGCTGATGCGCGACGAGGCCATCGAACTCGCCCGCCGCGAGCCGGCGAAGTTCGCCCACGCCTGCGCGGCGAGGCTCGCGACTTTCTGGAGCCCCACCCCGGCGGCGGGCGTGTACGGCGGGCGGGCCCGGGCCTTGACGCTCGCCTGGACCCTGCCGCTCTGGGCGGCCCTCTTGCTCGGCCTGGCGAGCCCGACGTTCCGACGCTGGCCGGGGATCGTCGCGCCCAGCCTGATCCTCGGCCTGACGGTCGTCCACTCGTTCTACTGGACCGACCTGCGCATGCGGGCCCCGATCACGCCGGCGATCGCGCTGATCGCCTCTTCGGCCACCTGGCCCCGCCGCATGGGGTCGTGA
- a CDS encoding GtrA family protein → MSLISLIVPGTRDEPFRNGELATYRRLLLEQDGVDGVEVIWAGSTPGERSIVGVHPMIQVVDEAADNVSLLRQGLTVAKGELLVILDPSREYGPEALLQVLNALRTSTADVVVGVPRSSRRLLSPGGVRGKTLSILGRLALGTSDGLSGLAALRRSAVRSLVMENQKISGSRILLDVLTWCSGRLVDVPVNTGRNDQRRIDAVRLDDVRQLKRVLDHRFGTLSRLVQFCLVGASGMFVDLSLYALLLWFLASVGFGGTVDPGRGFTWPMFVAGSLSIWAAMSWNFLLNRRLTFNDTRAGSIVRQYLTYALGNALGIVVSLTLRLYLPSRFGVFARHRLAAAVVGIVVATGISFSMSRWIVFRRKPGRPGPVAEEATPDASDPEKALV, encoded by the coding sequence ATGAGCCTCATCAGCCTGATCGTTCCCGGGACCCGAGACGAGCCGTTCCGCAACGGCGAGTTGGCGACGTATCGCCGCCTTCTCCTGGAGCAGGATGGCGTCGACGGGGTCGAGGTGATCTGGGCCGGATCCACGCCGGGAGAGCGCTCGATCGTCGGCGTCCACCCGATGATCCAGGTCGTCGACGAGGCCGCCGACAACGTGAGCCTGCTGCGGCAGGGCCTGACCGTCGCCAAGGGCGAACTGCTGGTGATCCTCGACCCTTCGCGCGAATACGGCCCCGAGGCGCTTCTCCAGGTCCTGAACGCCCTGAGGACGAGCACGGCCGACGTGGTGGTCGGAGTCCCCCGGTCGAGCCGTCGCCTGCTGAGCCCCGGCGGCGTACGCGGCAAGACCCTGTCGATCCTCGGGCGGCTGGCGCTGGGGACGTCCGACGGGCTCTCAGGCCTCGCGGCGCTGCGTCGCTCCGCGGTCCGGTCGCTGGTCATGGAGAACCAGAAGATCTCCGGCTCGCGGATCCTCCTGGACGTCCTCACGTGGTGTTCGGGCCGGCTGGTAGACGTCCCGGTGAACACGGGCCGGAACGATCAGCGCCGGATCGACGCGGTCCGCCTCGACGACGTGAGGCAGCTCAAGCGGGTGCTCGACCATCGCTTCGGGACGCTCTCGCGGCTGGTCCAGTTCTGCCTCGTCGGCGCCTCGGGGATGTTCGTCGACCTCTCGCTCTACGCCCTCCTGCTCTGGTTCCTCGCTTCGGTGGGCTTCGGAGGGACCGTCGACCCGGGCCGGGGCTTCACCTGGCCCATGTTCGTCGCGGGCTCGCTCTCCATCTGGGCGGCGATGAGCTGGAACTTCCTGCTCAACCGCCGCTTGACGTTCAACGACACTCGCGCGGGCTCGATCGTGCGGCAGTATTTGACCTACGCCCTGGGGAACGCCCTGGGGATCGTGGTGAGCCTGACCTTGCGGCTCTACCTGCCGAGCCGGTTCGGCGTGTTCGCGCGGCACCGCCTGGCGGCGGCCGTCGTCGGCATCGTCGTGGCGACCGGGATCAGCTTCTCGATGTCGCGCTGGATCGTCTTCCGCCGCAAGCCCGGCCGGCCGGGCCCGGTGGCCGAGGAAGCGACACCGGACGCCTCCGATCCCGAGAAGGCCCTGGTCTGA
- the mnmA gene encoding tRNA 2-thiouridine(34) synthase MnmA, translating to MPQRVVLAMSGGVDSSVAAHLLKADGYDVVGLFMRTGSHGESEERRSKTCCSVADALDARRVADRLEIPFFVLDFEREFGRIQDYFADEYFAGRTPNPCVMCNIWLKFGRLWDYAKQVGADFVATGHYARIARAADGSTRVGRGLDRDKDQSYVLSGLAPELLESILFPIGQFAKAEVRALAKGRDLPVHDKAESQEICFVPDDDYLEFVRRRRPEQETSGTLVDEDGAVLGEHSGIEKFTIGQRRGLGVALGAPRYVVQIEPTSRTVTVGRKESLARPGLEASRFNWQGPTPDGPASCLAQIRARHHAVPAVVEPLADGRVRVRFEVPQPAVAPGQVVTLYQDDLVLGGGWIERALAE from the coding sequence ATGCCCCAGCGCGTCGTCCTGGCGATGAGCGGCGGAGTCGACAGCTCCGTCGCCGCGCACCTGTTGAAGGCCGACGGTTACGACGTCGTCGGCCTCTTCATGCGCACCGGCTCGCACGGCGAGTCCGAGGAGCGACGCTCCAAGACCTGCTGCAGCGTCGCCGACGCGCTCGACGCCCGCCGGGTCGCCGACCGGCTTGAGATCCCGTTCTTCGTCCTCGACTTCGAACGCGAGTTCGGCCGCATCCAGGACTACTTCGCAGACGAGTACTTCGCGGGGCGCACGCCGAACCCCTGCGTCATGTGCAACATCTGGCTCAAGTTCGGCCGGCTCTGGGACTATGCCAAGCAGGTCGGGGCCGATTTCGTCGCGACCGGCCACTACGCCCGGATCGCCCGCGCCGCCGACGGCTCGACCCGCGTCGGCCGCGGCCTCGACCGGGACAAGGACCAATCGTACGTCCTTTCGGGGCTCGCCCCCGAACTCCTCGAGAGCATCCTCTTCCCGATCGGGCAGTTCGCCAAGGCCGAGGTCCGCGCCCTTGCGAAGGGACGCGACCTCCCCGTCCATGACAAGGCCGAGAGCCAGGAGATCTGCTTCGTCCCGGACGACGACTATCTGGAATTCGTCCGCCGCCGCCGGCCCGAGCAGGAGACGTCCGGGACGCTCGTCGACGAGGACGGCGCGGTGCTCGGCGAGCATTCCGGCATCGAGAAATTCACCATCGGCCAACGCCGGGGGCTGGGCGTCGCGCTCGGGGCGCCCCGTTACGTCGTCCAGATCGAGCCGACCTCCCGGACGGTGACCGTGGGCCGCAAGGAGTCGCTGGCCCGTCCCGGCCTGGAGGCCTCGCGGTTCAACTGGCAGGGCCCTACACCCGATGGCCCCGCGTCGTGCCTGGCCCAGATCCGCGCTCGGCATCACGCCGTCCCCGCCGTGGTGGAGCCGCTGGCGGATGGTCGCGTCCGCGTCCGGTTCGAGGTCCCGCAGCCCGCGGTCGCCCCCGGGCAGGTCGTCACGCTCTACCAGGACGACCTCGTGCTCGGCGGCGGCTGGATCGAGCGAGCCCTCGCCGAGTGA
- the trmD gene encoding tRNA (guanosine(37)-N1)-methyltransferase TrmD, translated as MSPASPPLRIDILTLFPGLFAGFLGESIVGRALAKELVAVHLWDIREWAEGRHKQVDDRPFGGGPGMVLMAPPVVAAVEAVRSAVEPPGELIVLSPQGRRFDQARAAELAGKGRLTLVCGRYEGFDERVVEILRPELLSVGDFVLSGGEPAAMVVIDAVARLVPGVLGDAESAVDESFGPDGGLEYPHYTRPRDYRGLAVPEVLLSGDHAAIARWRREHRR; from the coding sequence ATGTCACCCGCCTCGCCGCCGCTGCGGATCGACATCCTCACGCTCTTCCCCGGCCTCTTCGCCGGGTTCCTGGGCGAGAGCATCGTCGGCCGGGCGCTCGCCAAGGAACTCGTCGCGGTCCACCTTTGGGACATCCGCGAGTGGGCCGAAGGCCGGCACAAGCAGGTGGACGACCGGCCCTTCGGGGGCGGCCCGGGGATGGTCCTGATGGCCCCCCCCGTCGTCGCTGCGGTCGAGGCCGTGCGGTCCGCGGTCGAGCCCCCGGGCGAGTTGATCGTCCTCTCCCCCCAGGGGAGGCGGTTCGATCAGGCGAGGGCCGCGGAGCTGGCCGGGAAGGGACGGTTGACCCTGGTCTGCGGGCGGTACGAGGGCTTCGACGAGCGCGTCGTCGAGATCCTCAGGCCCGAGTTGCTGTCGGTGGGCGATTTCGTCCTGTCGGGCGGCGAGCCGGCCGCGATGGTCGTGATCGACGCGGTCGCCCGACTGGTCCCCGGCGTCCTCGGCGACGCCGAGAGCGCGGTCGACGAGTCGTTCGGGCCCGACGGCGGGCTCGAATACCCCCACTACACCCGCCCCCGCGACTACCGCGGGCTGGCCGTCCCGGAAGTCCTGCTCAGCGGCGACCACGCGGCCATCGCCCGCTGGCGCCGCGAACACCGCCGCTGA
- the rpsP gene encoding 30S ribosomal protein S16: protein MKSMGRRHRPFFRICAMDSRSPRDGRSIEELGHYDPMSRNPETQTVLNADRIRYWLSVGAQPSDKVAAILRRFKVAKPGPGEPWELPKPAPTPAPAAVAPAAEAAPQAS, encoded by the coding sequence ATGAAGTCGATGGGACGACGGCACAGGCCTTTCTTCAGGATCTGCGCCATGGACTCCCGCAGCCCGCGCGACGGCCGCTCCATCGAGGAGCTGGGCCACTACGACCCGATGTCGCGGAACCCCGAGACCCAGACGGTCCTGAACGCCGACCGCATCCGCTACTGGCTGAGCGTCGGCGCCCAGCCCTCGGACAAGGTCGCGGCGATCCTCCGCCGGTTCAAGGTCGCCAAGCCCGGCCCGGGCGAGCCCTGGGAGCTGCCCAAGCCGGCCCCGACTCCGGCCCCGGCCGCCGTCGCGCCCGCCGCCGAAGCCGCCCCGCAGGCTTCCTGA
- the ffh gene encoding signal recognition particle protein, with protein MFDDLQKRLSTAFKRFRVSGVLTEANMKEGLREVRTALLEADVNYNVVQDFMARVQEKAVGTQVVKSVRPEQQIVKLVHDEMIETMGPSDPTIRFEKSGPTVIMLCGLQGSGKTTTSGKLAKLLVAQERRPMLVAADLQRPAAVEQLKVVGEQVGVPVFSETGTNPVKLCQDALIEANRRGCDTLILDTAGRLHVDDELMAELVQIEKKVRPHQVFFVCDAMTGQDAVASAEAFNKALELDGVILTKLDGDARGGAALSVRKVTGVPIKFVGKGEKLDKLEPFDPERLVGQMLGMGDIVGLVEAAQSAVDAEEARLQQEKMAKGKFDLEDFRKQIVQIKKMGSVQDVMGMFPGMGQMSENLGNIDADAEIRRIQGIIDSMTPRERSRPDLIDIARRRRIAAGAGVEPSDVSGLVKQFDAMASFVKQMAQMSMLDKIKAMTGLGRAAASNPMAKLMTPKVGTGKRLSPKEREKLRKQREKEERKKRREERDRPGA; from the coding sequence ATGTTCGACGACCTGCAAAAGCGCCTGTCCACCGCCTTCAAGCGGTTCCGCGTCAGCGGCGTCCTGACCGAAGCCAACATGAAAGAGGGCCTGCGCGAGGTGCGCACGGCGCTCCTGGAAGCCGACGTGAATTACAACGTCGTCCAGGACTTCATGGCGCGCGTCCAGGAGAAGGCGGTCGGCACCCAGGTCGTCAAGAGCGTCCGGCCCGAGCAGCAGATCGTCAAGCTCGTCCACGACGAGATGATCGAGACGATGGGGCCGTCCGACCCCACGATCCGGTTCGAGAAGTCGGGCCCGACCGTCATCATGCTCTGCGGCCTGCAGGGCTCGGGCAAGACGACGACGTCGGGCAAACTGGCGAAGCTGCTGGTCGCGCAGGAGCGGCGGCCGATGCTCGTCGCGGCCGACCTCCAGCGGCCGGCCGCCGTCGAGCAGCTCAAGGTCGTCGGCGAGCAGGTGGGGGTGCCCGTCTTCTCGGAGACCGGGACGAACCCCGTCAAGCTCTGCCAGGACGCCCTGATCGAGGCCAACCGAAGGGGCTGCGACACGCTCATCCTCGATACCGCCGGCCGGCTCCACGTCGACGACGAGCTGATGGCTGAGCTGGTCCAGATCGAGAAGAAGGTCAGGCCCCATCAGGTTTTCTTCGTCTGCGACGCCATGACCGGCCAGGACGCCGTGGCCTCGGCCGAGGCGTTCAACAAGGCCCTGGAACTCGACGGCGTCATCCTCACCAAGCTCGACGGCGACGCCCGCGGCGGCGCGGCCCTGTCGGTCCGCAAGGTGACCGGCGTCCCGATCAAGTTCGTCGGCAAGGGCGAGAAGCTCGACAAGCTGGAGCCGTTCGACCCCGAGCGGCTCGTGGGCCAGATGCTCGGCATGGGCGACATCGTCGGCCTGGTCGAGGCCGCCCAGTCGGCCGTCGACGCCGAGGAGGCCCGGCTCCAGCAGGAGAAGATGGCCAAGGGGAAGTTCGACCTTGAGGACTTCCGCAAGCAGATCGTCCAGATCAAGAAGATGGGCTCGGTCCAGGACGTCATGGGCATGTTCCCGGGCATGGGCCAGATGTCCGAGAACCTGGGCAACATCGACGCCGACGCCGAGATCCGCCGGATCCAGGGCATCATCGACAGCATGACGCCCCGCGAGCGCAGCCGCCCCGACCTGATCGACATCGCCCGCCGCCGCCGGATCGCCGCCGGCGCGGGGGTCGAGCCGTCGGACGTCTCCGGGCTGGTCAAGCAGTTCGACGCGATGGCCTCGTTCGTCAAGCAGATGGCCCAGATGAGCATGCTCGACAAGATCAAGGCCATGACCGGCCTGGGACGGGCCGCGGCCAGCAACCCGATGGCCAAGCTCATGACCCCCAAGGTCGGCACCGGCAAGCGGCTCTCCCCCAAGGAGCGCGAGAAGCTCCGCAAGCAGCGCGAGAAGGAAGAACGCAAGAAACGCCGCGAGGAGCGCGACCGCCCCGGGGCCTGA
- a CDS encoding spermidine synthase, giving the protein MRLIRQLHSDSRWTTSAWALLLAVAATLTAAGSAFGACLQVPLTVELDEVSNYSHVKVKREGSMRTLYFVRDNGEEVIESQVDLKRPDDLRIPYTRNMFLSYILRPQPKRALLVGLGGGAMVHFLKIHDPAVKLDVVEIDPLIVSVADRFFGVKSGGNVDVKLCDGLVHLRESDAKYDIIYMDAFLRPSGGTDATGAPLHLKTLAFYEQVKQRLAPAGVVVFNLNPHNSVLQDMSDIRKAFPNTYACKLPNGAGFVVIASTAEKPEPADAIEEAATALDERFKAPFSFRTMARRLKRL; this is encoded by the coding sequence ATGCGCCTCATTCGCCAGCTGCACTCGGACTCTCGGTGGACGACGTCCGCCTGGGCCTTGCTCCTCGCCGTCGCGGCGACGCTCACGGCTGCAGGCTCGGCGTTTGGGGCCTGCCTCCAGGTCCCCCTCACGGTCGAGCTTGACGAGGTTTCGAACTACTCCCACGTCAAGGTGAAACGGGAGGGGAGCATGCGGACGCTCTACTTCGTCCGCGACAACGGCGAGGAGGTCATCGAGAGCCAGGTCGACCTCAAACGTCCCGACGACCTGCGAATCCCTTACACGAGGAACATGTTCCTCAGCTACATCTTAAGGCCCCAGCCGAAGCGAGCCTTGCTTGTGGGACTGGGGGGCGGGGCGATGGTCCATTTCCTCAAGATCCACGACCCCGCGGTCAAGCTGGATGTCGTCGAGATCGATCCCCTGATCGTTAGCGTCGCCGACCGCTTCTTCGGCGTGAAATCGGGCGGGAACGTCGACGTCAAGCTGTGCGACGGCCTGGTACATCTCCGAGAATCCGACGCGAAGTACGACATCATCTACATGGACGCCTTCCTCCGCCCATCGGGGGGCACCGACGCGACGGGTGCCCCGCTGCACCTGAAGACCCTGGCCTTCTACGAGCAGGTGAAGCAGCGGCTCGCCCCCGCCGGGGTGGTCGTCTTCAACCTCAACCCCCACAACTCCGTCCTGCAGGACATGAGCGACATCCGCAAGGCCTTCCCCAACACCTACGCCTGCAAGCTGCCTAACGGCGCCGGCTTCGTGGTGATCGCCTCCACAGCCGAGAAGCCGGAGCCCGCGGACGCGATCGAAGAGGCCGCGACCGCACTGGACGAGCGGTTCAAGGCCCCGTTCTCCTTCCGGACGATGGCCCGCCGCCTCAAGCGGCTGTAA
- a CDS encoding endo-1,4-beta-xylanase — protein MGVLKFRLPSNEIAGKLASQRRVYTTGLDRTPGRLGLDFRNGLMTCTSDSSESGRLFTPWPIAGFGSPVVGTATLGERAAPYVLALELARGKLNDVRNQSADWTQLGLRTESTLDDLMRTSRRAFVRAALLADDPDASYAAAQESLEASSLAGAQLTETYLAQVLQNRLAVAGRLSTNLGCVLSGDPDKAAGSATWPSTFNTAQTAASWKDVAPSEGKHRWDLLDAQVAWARKHHLNVEGGPLIEFRAACLPDWIWLWDGDVDTISSFVADYVRQVVTRYRGKVPIWHVAHRPAGHDVLGLGEEDQIRITARALQVARQADPAAQLCLGIDRPWMEWMSSSRFQLGPLHLCDYLIRSDVGISSVALEIAPGYSNPGSDGRDLFEFSRLLDLYSLLNVPLNVTLVAPSAATPDPNADANVKVEVWQWPAPPTEASQAEWAARWTSLAVAKPFVRAVNWLQPSDGITHLYPHGGLHRPDGSPKAAVARLRTIRGDLLA, from the coding sequence ATGGGGGTTCTCAAGTTCAGGCTGCCCTCGAACGAGATCGCCGGGAAGTTGGCGAGCCAGCGTCGCGTCTACACGACCGGCCTGGACCGGACCCCGGGCCGGCTGGGCCTCGATTTCCGCAACGGCCTGATGACCTGCACGAGCGATTCGAGCGAGAGCGGCCGGCTGTTCACGCCCTGGCCGATCGCCGGCTTCGGCTCGCCCGTCGTGGGGACCGCCACGCTCGGCGAGCGGGCCGCCCCGTACGTCCTGGCCCTGGAGCTGGCTCGCGGGAAGCTCAACGACGTGCGAAACCAGTCGGCCGACTGGACCCAGCTCGGACTTCGGACCGAATCGACGCTCGACGACCTGATGCGCACCTCCCGCCGCGCCTTCGTGCGCGCGGCCTTGCTCGCCGACGATCCCGACGCCTCCTACGCCGCGGCGCAGGAGAGCCTGGAAGCGTCCAGCCTCGCCGGGGCCCAGCTGACCGAGACGTACCTCGCCCAGGTGCTCCAGAACCGCCTCGCCGTCGCCGGCCGACTTTCCACCAACCTCGGCTGCGTGCTTTCGGGCGATCCCGATAAGGCCGCGGGTTCGGCGACTTGGCCCTCGACCTTCAACACGGCGCAGACGGCGGCGTCCTGGAAGGACGTGGCCCCTTCCGAGGGCAAGCACCGTTGGGACTTGCTCGACGCCCAGGTCGCCTGGGCACGCAAGCATCACCTGAACGTCGAGGGCGGCCCCCTGATCGAGTTCCGGGCGGCGTGCCTCCCGGACTGGATCTGGCTCTGGGACGGCGACGTCGACACGATCAGCAGCTTCGTCGCCGACTACGTCCGCCAGGTCGTCACCCGCTACCGCGGCAAGGTCCCCATCTGGCACGTCGCCCATCGCCCGGCCGGGCACGACGTCCTGGGCCTCGGCGAGGAGGACCAGATCCGAATCACCGCCCGCGCGCTCCAGGTCGCCCGCCAGGCCGATCCGGCGGCGCAGCTCTGTTTGGGTATCGACCGGCCCTGGATGGAATGGATGAGCTCCAGCCGGTTCCAGCTCGGTCCTCTGCACTTATGCGATTACCTGATCCGGTCGGACGTGGGGATCTCGAGTGTCGCGCTGGAGATCGCCCCAGGCTACTCCAACCCGGGGAGCGACGGCCGCGACCTGTTCGAGTTTTCACGGCTGCTGGACCTGTACTCGCTGCTCAACGTCCCCCTCAACGTGACGCTGGTCGCGCCCTCGGCCGCGACGCCGGATCCGAACGCCGACGCGAACGTGAAGGTGGAAGTCTGGCAATGGCCCGCCCCCCCCACTGAGGCGAGCCAGGCCGAATGGGCTGCGCGCTGGACCTCGCTGGCCGTCGCCAAGCCCTTCGTGCGTGCGGTGAACTGGCTCCAGCCGAGCGACGGGATCACCCACCTCTACCCCCACGGCGGCCTGCACCGGCCCGACGGCTCCCCCAAGGCGGCCGTCGCCCGACTCCGCACGATCCGGGGCGACCTGCTGGCGTGA